One segment of Castanea sativa cultivar Marrone di Chiusa Pesio chromosome 3, ASM4071231v1 DNA contains the following:
- the LOC142629017 gene encoding uncharacterized protein LOC142629017 codes for MTLWSIELSEFDIQYRPCTTIKGQAVADFIAEFASAEGEGAENPQWSIFTNGLSNRKAGRAGIVLKSLEGGEIECMIHLDFPTTNNEAEYEALIAGLDLAKAVGAVNMVVHCDSQVITSQVNNKFECKGEKMKKYWEQVKMRVAELQAKMVQIPRGENEQADRLAKTASTE; via the coding sequence ATGACATTATGGTCAATAGAGTTAAGCGAGTTTGATATACAGTATCGCCCTTGTACCACCATCAAGGGACAAGCAGTTGCCGACTTCATTGCAGAGTTCGCCAGCGCAGAAGGCGAAGGGGCAGAAAATCCCCAATGGAGCATATTCACAAATGGGTTGTCCAACAGGAAGGCTGGTAGAGCAGGAATTGTACTCAAATCTCTAGAAGGCGGTGAGATCGAATGTATGATCCATCTCGATTTCCCAAcgactaataatgaagccgagtatgaagccCTGATAGCAGGTTTAGACCTTGCCAAGGCCGTAGGGGCCGTAAACATGGTTGTTCACTGCGACTCCCAGGTCATCACAAGCCAAGTGAACAACAAATTTGAGTGTAAGGgtgaaaagatgaaaaagtatTGGGAGCAAGTGAAAATGAGAGTGGCTGAGCTACAGGCCAAGATGGTCCAAATCCCAAGAGGAGAAAATGAGCAAGCTGACCGTCTTGCCAAAACCGCGTCAACAGAGTAG